The Argiope bruennichi chromosome 9, qqArgBrue1.1, whole genome shotgun sequence nucleotide sequence atcaactacaaaaaatatattgagtGCCATAGAGAAtcattatttgattatatatattaattaaattatattaattaacatacaaatatttagaaataacatcaaaagaaatgcaaattttgtagatataaaatcaatcttagttatataatatttatttaaaatactctaATTGATTTATGATcggtttaaaaattcaaactatagTTTTAATGTTATCcgtacagaattttatttctagcaACAaccatcatttctttttaaactttaacttaGAATCCGTACTAAAAATTACAGGTCATAATtgaatgcatttatattattttcattgtatcCATTTCTCACACCACTTTACAATATCGATTTCAAATCAACAAGCGGCAACAAACTCATATGCTTCATAACACATGACATATGCAATTACTTCCCCTCAACTTCACGACCTCGATGTATCCTAGGGATCTTCTCTACCTTCTAGATTCTCCTCCCTTTAGCCTGCTGCTTTCTACTGTCTTTCGTTCTTCCCTGGATGGCAAGCGAAGGAGCTCTTCATGAGATGTCGCCGATCGATTGGCTTCTTGCTTCTAACAGATAGCTAAAAATCCCTTGTGTTGACAGTGCGTGATGACCCATTAGGTGCATGGTACactactgtctgtccacgacaagaatactgctagacattcgtctatgtttacggcgggcgctATAGAAACAGGTTGCGGTAGGGATGATCCATTTTCAATGGGTGGAATCGGAAAGAAGTCTGGGGgggggtattctttttcttggcgtcaatgtgaagcgataacagaaaatctattgctcattcgtcttctcgctttaatcgcagttgcacgtatctttatattcgcttaacttatttcttttatattttattaatcttttctttggttaatattaactgcattttattatttaatatttttttttttgtctcgtaaattttgacatcctttaaaatgccttttcgatTTAAGAAAGGAGAGACTTTAAAATCACAATCACGTAAAATTGTGCATAATGTTGCAGAGTTCTGCTCCGAAGAAGCTGCAGCAAAATCTTTGAAGGTTCCTCTTCCACAAGCCATGAAAAGAGCTGCTCAGGCGACTGGAGTGTCGGAAGGCactattaggaaaattaaaaatgaagtttcgacACTGGACAAAACGGAAGTTTTGAGTACTCCTGGAAAGCACCGTAAAAGGCCTATTGACCGAAATTGTGAAATTGACGACTTCGACAAATGTGTTATTCGTCAAACAGTTCAAGATTTTTACGTCCAGCAAAAGAAAGTgccttctttaagaaaattacttcccGTATTGAGAGAGAAGttgaattttcattggaataagGAATCATGGAGGAAAGTTTTGCATTCAATGAATTTTCGCTGGAAGAAATGcgcgaataaaagaaaatttctcatcgAAAGACCTGATATTGTGTTTTGGAGAAACAACTACTTGCGAAAAATGAGGCAGTACAGAAAAAGTAAATGCCAgatagttttcattgatgaaacgTGGGTCGACAGTAATCTAACATTTAGAAAATGCTGGCAAAGTGATACAATTTCAGGAgccgaaataaatgtaaattccaaAAATCGATTGATCATTGTGCATGCTGGCTCGTCCACGGGATTTATTCCTGGCgctcaattaatttacaaagcgtCAACTAAAACTGGTGATTATCATGgccaaatgaattatgaaaattttgagaaatgggtGTTGGAAAAACTCATTCCAAATTTGCGCCCAAAAAGTGTCGTGTGCATGGACAATGCTCCATATCACACAAAAGTTGCAAATCCGACACCTACCAAATACAGTACGAAGAAAGAAATGACCGATTGGCTGATTAATAACGGAATAGAATGCGATATGAAAATGAGGAAAGCGGAACTGTATTCGCTAATTGATAGGAATCGCCCTaaagaaatcatatataaaattgacagcataataaaagaaaatgggcaTTATGTCTTGCGACTTCCCCCCTACCATTGCGATTTAAATGCGATTGAATACGTTTGGTCTTCAGTCAAAAGACTCATCAAAGAGAGAAATATAACAGGAGACTTAAGTTTAGAAAACTTACAGAATCTGTTGTTCGATGCTTTGGGCGGAGTGTCTTCCAAGGAATGGGAGGCTCATTGCCGTCATgtggaaaaacttgaaaattcttattgggaaaaagatggaattttagagGAAGTAGTAGACGAACTGGTAGTTCAAATTGGAAGTACTGAATCGGATTCCGATTCAGAAGAAACGAAATCATGTGACagtgattcagaatttttttaagaaactacaCAACTGTCACTCGATCTCTGctagttttgtcattttaaaataatatagttttgcattcttttaatcataattaatatattttataaataaaaagtgagttttaaaattgcttttttatttcttttcgattattcaattatagattatagcagaatggaattgtatttagtctaatacattttgtttctgatacattgttattattttctatttttttcattaatgtgttCTTGATTTCTACCATTCATGTTTGTGTTAATAATCAAAAGTTTCAGTTTAACATAGTTTTGATTGTCCTTATTTTTTAaggtctgttttatttatttattttgcagattttactaaatttaaagcatgaaatttagttagttaattgctgattaattaatttttataattgatatgataatactttaaattgtagaaagtgaaacgaagaaagaaacaatagattctaatatttatcaggaaataatagaatattttagcatgaagttactatgggctaaattaagataaaaccttggaaattaattaaattgaaattagagtttaaaatatcattatatatatacttttatagctttttctggatcaaaaacttttatttaatgttataaactgaaatttaataaaataattatcgtaaattagaatttaactttttagcaTAAATAAGATCGCCTTTTGAATTGATCGATATATGGaactggaaaatatagaaatccatttcagattatatttataaaaaaaatgcacagttcaaacttttaaagcaaattatactcagctgtttgtataagtaaaattaattgatcattcattttgaattttttatttgaaaagtgtattgaaaatttattaaaaaaaagttcttgcagGGAACTTTgagttccattattttttaaacaagtatatttcacaattcagtattttattttcatcgaaattattgagtaatttccttaaatctacaggtataattaatttagttatctactatcacaatcattgtcaagataaaaaaaaaaaaatgaggaggggaaaaaaaccccgttgttttaaccttttgctcttagtgttaaataataattatgagaaattgtatttatagtttaaaaaaaaaaagaattactttgaaattcaaaatagtgattctattatgctatatgaaaatatttagagattaaaacgatttaatttcttttctagaattgaatgagtatatgcaattattaagaagtaattctattaaatttttatcgctaaatattattcaactatataatggtatgaaaaaatattatattataggtagcgcattacatttttttcaataaaataaagaaaaatagtcatttattgaGACTTGTTGTCTCGCCTCTCTGTAgtttcaatagctttccttcttaactaggattccaagaatctaaaaattgtatgcacgttaatgtgagttagaaggattaaagtatttaacgaGATTCCTTTCTACTCGGGTGCACTGATTGTGATAGTAAAACGGTAGAAGATATGTACGGTATTGATAGGTTTTGAATAGAACGGTATTGAtaggctttgaatagaaatgtgaagaattttcaaccccgaaatgataaaatgcatgcaggaattatgatcctttattgcttcgaggatacattgaaaggaaaagctcatttatcactcTTACTTGAATTGACAGCTCGtgagaaaaatttttctttgaaataattgtatttctttttcaagccgggggaaatgaataaatggtaatctggaatacaaaaacaaacttttaccgcgtttttcgtagaataatgtaaagcgatattgggcttatttagttgggttcctttaaatctgggacatctggcacgtgcatgaatgaacacttgaattatcttcaaattcagaatacttttacatataaactttgcgaaattaattatgctgtaaaaagcttgtgcatattgaaaataagttacaaatcacagtttgatttttaaaaatctgaaaattgatagtgtggtaatcgttaattttgtgtttcgggaaatagtatatacatcagaaaaataaatataaatttggaaaggtttcaaacctatttaacaatgagcattttactttaaaacaaaataaaagcacttttataaaatttatgaaataagtacgattaattatgttaaattagattacctcgcgtttgctgcggagaatttgatattaataacttatataaatttagagcaaatgaaatgaagacgattaatgttttgtcatgcatgattttacttcttaatttttttttttcttcttgtgtagtcgttagacatacaaatatttattcagtttttctatttgatttgttttgttctttgcatacatatgacaggaatgccggatattttcaatattccgagtatgcaaatgattttcagctgagtgaattatttttttaaatttgttttcaagaattaaatgcaataataccaaatatcgccactttggcgctaaacgtgccaatgtaagaaacttgaatgaatttctacctctgcgaaatgaactcttcctacagtaacctgtttctataacgcccgccgtaaacatagacgaatgtctagcagtattcttgtcgtggacagacagtactGGTCCCCGGAGTAGCAACGATTCGGCCAGTATCCTGATCCCGTCACAAGAATCGAATTCTAAAAACTGCCCAATTTGGCTTCAAGGAGAAGGAATACAGAAATTAAAAGCCACTAAAAGTATACGTTGAAGCATGGAAGCTCACTCAGCCTACTGTTGTCCCTTCTTTTGCAACCGTACTTAAGCAAAATAAGTTCGCACAAACAACTAAAAAGTTCACTAAAGCTGATATAATTATTACAGGTCAGTTTTACACTTCATCTGAAATATCAGTCTCACTACTTACGAGTGAGAAGATTTGCATTGTTTCATgtccgcccccccccccccaaaaaaaaaaaacaaagtccAACCAGAGTACTGGTATCCAATCAAATGAAAATGCAGCTCAATCCCAGATGACAGGTTTGAATAAATAGACTCGTGTTTCAAACGGCTTATTTGTCCAGGACATATGAAATGCACGGCCTCTGTGAACCCAACGTCAGAATCAATGTCACCCGGACCTTCAGTACCCAACGTTACAGAACCGGATTATCTCATTGATGACGGTCCTGACGGAACTATTGCTGACATTCACCACGGCAGTTGCATAGAGCAGTCATCCCAATCAGAAGATCATAGATGACATCAAGATTTTATCAAAGATCTGctcctaaattttaaaagaaatatagaagggaaaaaagttgatatttaattttaaaaatttcagaatctttTATATATACTATTTGTCATCGTTTTTACTAGTTCTATATTAGATTTTTCGTATTCTTCGTTTACTTTTAGTCTTGATGTTTTCGTACCATTGACATTAACACTGATTGACAATTCAAAGAAAGGgccatgattttaatttttaaatttatcctttttgAAGTGCGTTTTTAATCCAATGCACCCTCTAATATAGCCATATGTCTATCGAAGTAGGGTCAAGTACTGCTCTAGCGCCAAAAGCCTCACCCAACCAACCATCTGTCATTACTTGCATTGTAAATATGCagcttttaaatatgatatacaCACTCTTTATTTAGTATGAAATCCttcttcaattgaaattaaacaatctATTCAAAATGCAGTGACACCGAACTCATTAGCTTCACTACATTGACAGTCACTTTTCAAATGAATTGTTTCCTCGTAATTTTAATTTgactaaattcatttaaatacatcaatgctctctggcaaaattttaaaagttagctCGCCTGCACGAAATTCCCATCTTGTTTAAGTGGAGCTGGATTTCATGTGCATTTGTCTTTGTGAAAGACTGATCGGTATCAGTCAAATACTGATATTCTCCTGCACCACGTTCATTTGGTGtgattacgaaatatttactaaatatctCTTTTCACTTTCGCTGGCAAATGCCAACATTTCACAAATAAGCATTAGGATTAAGAATTTCACGTGGATTTTAAACGCGTATCGGCGACCTTACTCCAGCCTCGGGCCTTCCGTCTTCTTAACGTTTTGCCCCAAAAGTTTTGCAATTGAATAGACtaagaaagatttca carries:
- the LOC129983899 gene encoding uncharacterized protein LOC129983899, with translation MPFRFKKGETLKSQSRKIVHNVAEFCSEEAAAKSLKVPLPQAMKRAAQATGVSEGTIRKIKNEVSTLDKTEVLSTPGKHRKRPIDRNCEIDDFDKCVIRQTVQDFYVQQKKVPSLRKLLPVLREKLNFHWNKESWRKVLHSMNFRWKKCANKRKFLIERPDIVFWRNNYLRKMRQYRKSKCQIVFIDETWVDSNLTFRKCWQSDTISGAEINVNSKNRLIIVHAGSSTGFIPGAQLIYKASTKTGDYHGQMNYENFEKWVLEKLIPNLRPKSVVCMDNAPYHTKVANPTPTKYSTKKEMTDWLINNGIECDMKMRKAELYSLIDRNRPKEIIYKIDSIIKENGHYVLRLPPYHCDLNAIEYVWSSVKRLIKERNITGDLSLENLQNLLFDALGGVSSKEWEAHCRHVEKLENSYWEKDGILEEVVDELVVQIGSTESDSDSEETKSCDSDSEFF